Proteins encoded within one genomic window of Psilocybe cubensis strain MGC-MH-2018 chromosome 2, whole genome shotgun sequence:
- a CDS encoding Glucosamine-6-phosphate isomerase 1 has protein sequence MRLIIREDAPAVGDYIANYICKRINDFAPTATRPFVLGLPTGSSPIPTYKALITMVKEKRLSFKHVVTFNMDEYVALPRDHPESYHTFMFREFFSHIDIPPSQVNILDGNAVDLIAECKAYEQRIKQFGGIELFLGGIGEDGHIAFNEPGSSLASRTRIKTLAYDTILANARFFNNDISAVPRMALTVGVATVLDAREVVVVVTGQRKALALSKAIEEGVNHLFTVTCLKWTLSALQLHPWALIVTDEDATAELHVKTVKYFKSIERVQDEVERTQSELKAKGKVTGEQVGSLE, from the exons ATGC GTCTCATTATTCGGGAGGATGCCCCAGCGGTAGGAGACTACATCGCAAACTACATCTGCAAGAG AATCAATGATTTTGCACCTACTGCCACTCGCCCGTTTGTGCTGGGTCTGCCTACAGGCTCTTCCCCAATCCCGACTTATAAAGCCTTGATCACGATGGTCAAGGAAAAGAGGCTCTC GTTCAAGCATGTCGTTACTTTTAACATGGACGAATACGTTGCACTCCCCCGAGACCATCCCGAGTCGTATCATACTTTCATGTTTCGTGAATTCTTCTCCCATA TTGATATTCCACCTTCCCAAGTAAACATACTTGACGGCAACGCAGTGGATCTTATTGCTGAATGCAAGGCGTATGAGCAACGTATTAAACAATTTGGCGGCATAGAACTATTCCTTGGAGGTATCGGTGAAGACGGGCACATTGCATTCAAT GAACCAG GCTCATCTTTGGCGTCGAGGACCAGGATCAAGACTTTGGCATATGACACCATTCTTGCTAACGCTCGATTTTTCAACAATGACATATCCGCAGTCCCTCGCATGGCTTTGACCGTTGGTGTAGCGACCGTCCTTGACGCGAGAGAGGTCGTGGTTGTGGTAACCGGCCAACGTAAGGCACTGGCACTGAGCAAAGCCATAG AGGAGGGCGTCAATCATCTC TTCACTGTGACATGTTTAAAGTGGACGCTTTCTGCCCTTCAACTCCACCCGTGGGCACTCATCGTCACAGATGAAGATGCCACTGCAG AACTTCACGTCAAGACAGTCAAATACTTCAAGTCGATTGAGCGGGTACAAGATGAAGTCGAACGAACCCAATCTGAGCTGAAAGCAAAGGGCAAGGTAACGGGAGAGCAAGTTGGGAGTTTGGAATAG